The genomic interval GCTTTCCATGCCTTGCTGCACGCCTTCGATCAGCACCGTGTCCTCGGCGTTGACTTGGCGATTGATGCGCCAGTTCAGATAGCGCGCCGCGTTCATTTCGCGGCTCGCATTCGGGTGCACGTAGGCGATTTCACGGATCATCGTTTGGCCGGCCGAGACCGGGATGAATTGCATGAAATCGACCTGGTCCGGGTAGATGTCGAACGCGACGTTGGGCCAGAGTTTGTAATACGCCCACAAACGGCGGCGTTCGGCCGGGATGTGATCGAACGTGCCGAGCAGTTTCTGATATTGGCGTTCGGGCCAATGGTTCGACGGGGTTTCGGTGATCTCGCCCCACATTTTGTCGATCCATTCCTTGGCTTCGATTTTGTAAGTGCCTGCGAGCAGGCGCGAAAGTCCGGGATGCGCGACCGGGATGTGCATGCCGTCGGAATAATTATCGCCGACGTTTTTCCAATTCACCGGACGCGGGCGCAGCGTGACGCGGCCATTGGGCACGAGTTTTTCCAGTTCGAACGCCGCGAGTTCGTCCGCATAGGGCGCCATCATCTCGGCGACGCTGGGCAGGCCTTGCGCAAAGCGTACAAAGATGAAGCCGAACGCGATCTCTTGATCGACGGGCTTGAGGCCGAGCCCTTTCGCATCGAGCCCATCGAAGCCCTGCCATTTCGGCGCGCCGGCGAAGCTGCCGTCGAGCTTGTAGCTCCAGGCATGATAGGGGCAGACGAGGCGATGACCGCAGGCGCCACGCGCTTCGGTGGCGATCTTGCCGGCGCGGTGGCGGCAAACATTGTGGAAGCTGCGCAGTTTGCCATCCTCGCCGCGCACGGTGACGACGCGTTCGCCGAGGATATCTAGAGTTAAGTAATCACCAGTGTTCGGCGCGTCGTTGATGTGGCCCATGATGTGCCACGCTTGGCGAAACACCTTCTCGCGCTCCAATTCAAAGAAGCGCGGGTCGGTATAGAGCCAGGCAGGCAGGGACATCGGGGTCGGCATGCGCCCATGCTAGCGCCAGTCGCGCAAAGCACAAAGGCGGCGTGATTTAGTCCGAATTGGCAGCCGTTACGCGGCGTTCGGGGGTGAGCGCACGCCACACCACTTTGAACGGCCAGAGCAATTGCGCCACGAGGCCGGCGCCGATGTTCTCGCGCACGCCGAGCGGGACATTGCAGGGCCCGGGCACGTGATAGGTGCCCCAGGCTTGGTCGAACACCGAAAACACCGTGGCGAAATTCACGCCGGCGCCGTTGGCGTCGCGGATATGGTGCCAGCGGTGCATGGCGGGCGACACGAAGACCCGGCCGAGCGGGCCGTAGGTCCACGGCAGATCCATGTGGATGAAGAGGCCATAGTGGTGGCGCACAAGATTGTTGAGCACCAAAACCCAGGTCGGGAGGCCGAGCAGCGCGAGAAACGTGGTGTCGATCAAAGACGTGGTGAGGCGATTGATCGGGTGAAAGCGCAGGCCCGTCGTCCACGTCATCGCCGTGTCGCTGTGGTGCATCACATGGCTCGGCCAGAGCGCATCGGTGTGTTCGAGACGATGGCGCCAATAGGCGACGAAATCGCCGAGGAAGATGGCGATGAAGAGAACGAGCACCGCCGGTAAGGCTGCCCAGGTTTGCGCCAGCGGCAGAATGAGGTGATTGCTCTGTAGTGTCAGGTGCACGGCGTTGATCGCTAGCACGATGATCGGCGTGACGAACACGATGTCGAGCACGAACGCGGCGATGTTGAAGCGCACCTCGTGCGCAGCGTCTCGCGCGGTTTTCAGTGACGCGAAGCCGCGAATGGCGAGTGCGATCAGCGCGAACACGATCGCTGGTGCGATCAAATTGCTCGATGCCGCCCACAAGGCGGCAGCGCTGTCTGTTAAGAACGTGTTCACTTCTATCGCCCTCGTCAGACGAATAGCACGCCTTCGCTAATTTTTACCGCCTTGCCGGCGATGCGCGCGCCCGCGAGTGCGCCGTTTTCGATGTTCACTTCTAGCCCAATCAGCGACGGCCGGCCCATTTCGACGCCTTGCAGAATGGGCAGCGTTGTCCAGCCTTCGCCGAGCGGCTCAAAGCGCGCCAGTGCGCCCGCGAACGCGGCCGCTGCGCCGCCCGTGGCGGGATCTTCGACGATGCCGATCTCGGGTGCGAACATGCGCGCGCGGAACGAATGCGCGGCGTTCGGTTCGGCGCGCGTGTAAACGAAGACTTCCGTTGCGCCGAGCGTGAAGGAGGATTTCGCGTCAATGAGATGTGCGCGTCGCAATGCGTCGAGGCTGGCGACCGGCGCCATCGCGAAAGGTACGCCGGCAGAGAAGAGCGAGGGCGTGTGCTTGTCGAAGCCGATGTCGCTTGGTGCAAGGCCGAGCGCTTTTGCGGCGACCTCGATGCTTGGATCGGCGCCGGCTTGGGCGGAGAGTTTGGGTGCTGTGAATTCGGCGAAGCTTGCACCATCGGTGGCGAGCTTCACGCCGCAACGCACTGGGCCGACGCGCTCTTCGAGCACGAGCAGCAGATCGCGTGGGTTGTCGCCGTTGCGGTTTCGCTCCGCCAAAGCGATAGCGCAGCCGATCGTGGGATGGCCGGCGAAGGGGAGTTCTTTGGTCGGCGTGAAGATACGCACGCTGGCGGCGTGTTGCGCGTATTCGGCGCTACGCACAAAGATGGTCTCGGAAAGATTGAATTCGCGCGCGATGGTTTGCATCTGCGCGTCGCTTAAGCCGTCAGCATCGAAGACGACTGCAAGCGGATTGCCGGCGAAGGGTGTGTCGGTGAAGACGTCGTAGGTGGCGAAGGGGAGCTGCATCGCGCTGTTCTAACCCAGAGCCGTCGTCTCCGCCTGCAACAAAAGCGCTAGGGTCGCGCGAAACTTTCGGTCACGTTTCAGCGAGACCTCGCGGCTCATGGCTTCGCGGCGAGTTGAGAAGCGTTCGGCGTAGAGCAGCACCCAAGCGCGCCCCCGCGTGGAGCGCGCGCCGTGGCCGGCATTGTGGGCATTCAGCCGTTGGTCGAGATCAACGCACCAGCCGACATAGGTGCGCCGGTCGTCGCCGCGAGCGGAGCCGAGGACGTAGACGAAGCCGCACTCCGCGCGCGTCACACCCTGCGACCCCACCGCTGAATCAACCCAGCCAGGACAGAAACAGGAAGTGTCACCCAGACGCTAATCGCATGAGCGTAACTGTATCGAAAAACGGGCTCGGAAACTTCGGTCAGTACCCCGTGGTTGTACAAATAGAAGCGGCCGTCGGTCATCTGACCATTGATCGCGTCGCCACCGATAGTCACGGCGATCAGCCAAAAAGCCATGAAATTCAGAAAGCCGAAAATTATCGCGGCTGTGCAAATTCGATCAAGCGTCTCGTTTCTAACCATCTAGAACCCGCCGAAGTTTACGAACTTGGTTTCCAGATATTCGTCCAAACCCTCGACGCCGCCTTCGCGGCCGAGGCCGCTTTCTTTGACGCCGCCGAACGGGATGACTTCGTTGGAGAAGATGCCGTCATTGATCGAGACCATGCCGGCTTCGATGCGCTCAGCCACACGCCAGGCGCGATTGACGTCCTTGGTGAATAAATAGGCGGCCAAGCCAAACGGCGTGTCGTTGGCGATTGCGACGGCCTCGTCTTCATCCTTGAAGCGGATCAAGGGCGCGACGGGGCCAAAGATTTCTTCCTGGTTCACGCGCATCTCGCGGGTGACGTTGGCAAGCACGGTCGGGGTGAAGAATTGCGCGCCGGCCGCATGCTTCTTGCCGCCGGTGAGCGCGACCGCGCCCGATGCCAAAGCTTCGCCGACCATCTGCTCTACTTTTTCGATCGCCGTTTGATCGATCAAGGGCCCGATTTCGACACCATCGGAATCGCCCGGGCCAACTTTGAGCTTCGCGACGGCTTCGGTCATCTTCGTCGAGAACGCGTCGTAGACCGAATCTTCAACCAGAATGCGGTTGGCGCAGACGCAGGTTTGGCCGGCGTTGCGGAACTTGGACGCGATCGCGCCTTTGACGGCGAGGTCGAGGTCGGCGTCGGCAAAGACGAGCAGCGGCGCGTTGCCGCCGAGTTCGAGCGAGACCTTCTTCACGGTGGACGCCACGCACGCGGCGCCGAGCTTCTTGCCGATGCCGGTTGAGCCGGTGAAGGAGAATTTGCGCACGAGCGGGCTTTCGCAGAGCACCTTGCCGACATCGGCGGTGTGATCGTGCGTGGTGACGACGTTGAACACGCCAGCCGGGATGCCGGCCTTCTCCGCAAGCTCAGCCAGCGCCAGAGCTGTCAGCGGCGTTTGCGACGGCGGCTTCACCACGAAGGTGCAGCCGGCGGCGAGCGCGGGCGCGGCTTTGCGCGTGATCATCGCGAGCGGGAAATTCCACGGCGTGATCGCAGCGCTGACGCCGATCGGCTGGCGGATGGTCACATAGCGCCGCGTCGCCGTGGTGGAGGGGATAGTGCGCCCGTAGGCGCGCTTGGCCTCTTCGCCAAACCATTCGACGAATGAGGCGCCATAGGCCGCTTCACCCTTGGCTTCGGCGATTGGCTTGCCGCCCTCGAGCGAGATGAGGCGCGCGAGGCGATCGAGGTCGCCCATCATCAGATCGAACCAGGCGCGCATGATCGCGGCGCGCTCCTTGGCCGCTTTCGCCGCCCAAGCCGGAAAGGCGCGATGCGCCGCGGCGACCGCTTCCTCGGTCTCGGCCGCGCCGAAATCCGGGACGTGCGCGATGACCTCTTGGTTGGCTGGATTGAACACGTCGAAGCGCTTGGCGGAGGCGCGCCATTTGCCGTCGATATAAGCGTCGGAGCGGAACGTGGGGCTCATTCTGGTGTTCCTTGAATCTGAACGGGAGATTGCGCAGCCTCAACGCCGCCGCAAGCCCCGTGGCTCAACATGGGCCGGAATTGTGGCGCGACACGCGCGCACGGCGTATGATGGAGGTACGGAGAACCGCCATGAGCTGGAAAGACATCCTGGTCATCGTCTCTGAGGCCGAAGCGGACGAGCCGGCGTTGAAGCTGGCCGAAGCGCTGGCGCAGCAATGCTCCGATTGCCACCTCGCCGCCGCCTTCCTGACGCCGCTGCCGGATGAGCCGCTGGCTTATGAACCGACCGTGGTCGCCGGCGTGTGGGCCGAGCTTTTGAGCCGCGCGCGCAAGGAGGCGGACGTCGAGCGCAAGAAGGTCGAGGCGCGGCTGAAGCAATTCGAGAAGGCGTGCGAGCTGCGCAATGCGGAGGCGCTGTCGCGCGACCTGGGCCGCGTGGCCGCCGTGCACGCGCGCTACGCCGATGTCGCGGTGATGACGCGGCCGACCGAAGGCACGGGCGTCGAATTGCGCGAAGAGATTATCGAGGGCGTGCTGTTTCACTCGGGCCGCCCGGCCTTGATCGCGCCGCCCAATTGGAAGGGCGGCACGATTGGCAAGCGCGTGGTCGTGGCGTGGGACGCCAGCCGTGAGGCGACGCGCGCGCTCTCCGAAGCGCAATCGATTTTGGACAAGGCCGACAAGGTCACAGTGATCACTGTGGACGCGAAGCCGAAAATGTTCGGCCACGGCGATCAGCCGGGCGCGAATATCGCCGGCCATTTGTCGCGGCGCGGCCTGCCGGCGGAAGTGCGGAATGTGGATTCAATGGGCCGCTCGGCGTCGCTGGCGATCCTGGAGGAAGCGCAGGCGCTCGACGCTGATCTGGTCGTCATGGGCGGCTATGCACACTCGCGGCTGCGCGAATTGGTGTTCGGCGGCGCGACGCGCGATCTGTTGCGCACAGCAACAATTCCGCTGCTGATGGCCCATTAAAAATCCGGCCCGCCGGCCCTTGTGTGCCATTCGGGCCACACCTACGTCAGAGGCACAACAGTGTGTTGGTCGTGCTTCGGGCGATCGACATGGGACGCCTTAGGGGTCGGACATGGATATGGAAAAGCTCACCGAGCGTGCGCGTGGATTCGTGCAGGCGGCGCAGACAATCGCGATCCGCGAGCAGAACCAACAGCTCGAAACACAACACCTTCTGAAAGCGCTGCTCGATGACCGCGAAGGTCTCGCGGCGAGCCTGCTAACGAGCGCGGGCGCCAATGCACGCCAGGCGGCGGACGAGGCCGACAAGGCCGTGCAATCCTTGCCGAAAGTGCAGGGCGGGGGCGATCGCATGTATGCGGCGACGTCGTTCACGCGTGCGCTGGACGCTGCGGATCAAGCCGCGACAAAGGCGGGCGATTCTTATGTTACGGCGGAGCGTTTGCTGTTCGGCTTGGCGATTGCCGATGGCAAAGCCTCGGAGATTTTGAAGAAAGCCGGGCTCACGCCGCAAAAGCTCGAAGCCGCGATCGCTGAGCTGCGCAAAGGCCGCACGGCGCAATCCTCGTCGGCGGAAGATCAATACGACGCGCTGAAGAAATACGCGCGCGATCTCACCGAGGACGCCAAGAAGGGCAAGCTCGATCCGGTCATCGGCCGCGACGAAGAAATTCGCCGCACGATCCAAGTGCTGAGTCGCCGCACCAAGAACAATCCGGTGCTGATCGGCGAGCCGGGCGTGGGCAAGACGGCGATTGCGGAAGGCTTGGCGCTGCGCATCATCAATGGCGACGTGCCGGAAAGCTTGAAACACAAGAAATTGCTCGCGCTCGACATGGGCGCGCTCATCGCTGGCGCGAAATTCCGTGGCGAGTTCGAAGAGCGCTTGAAGGCGGTGCTGAACGAGGTCACGGCGGCCGAAGGCGGCATCATCCTGTTCATCGATGAAATGCACACGCTGGTCGGCGCTGGCAAAGCCGATGGCGCGATGGATGCGTCGAACCTCTTGAAGCCGGCTCTGGCGCGCGGCGAGTTGCATTGTGTCGGCGCGACCACGCTCGATGAATATCGCAAGCACGTGGAGAAGGACGCGGCGCTCGCGCGGCGTTTCCAACCGGTGTTTGTCGATGAGCCAAGCGTCGAGGATTCGATCTCGATTCTGCGCGGCCTGAAGGATCGCTACGAGCAGCACCACGGCGTGCGCATCTCGGACGCCGCGATCGTCGCCTCAGCGCAGCTTTCGCATCGCTACATCACCGATCGCTTCTTGCCGGATAAAGCCATCGATTTGATGGACGAAGCGGCGTCGCGCCTGCGTATGCAAGTCGATTCCAAGCCGGAAGAGCTGGACGAATTGGATCGCCGGGCGCTGCAGCTGAAGATCGAGCTCGAAGCGCTGAAGAAAGAGAAGGACGCCGGCTCGAAAGATCGCGTCACCAAACTCGAAGCGGAAATCGCGCAGATCGACACGCGCTCGGCGGAGTTGACGGCGCGGTGGTCGGCTGAAAAGCAGAAGCTCCAGGTCACATCTAAGTCGAAGGAAGAGCTGGAAAAGCTGCAGACCGAGTACGAGCAAGCGGTGCGCAGCGGCAATCTCGCGCGCGCGTCGGAGCTCAAATACGGGCGCATTCCGCAGTTGGAAAAGCAAATCACTGACGCTGAGAAGGCGGGCGGCGAAGGCGGCGGGCTCGTGAAAGAAGTCGTGGACGCCGAAGCGATTGCGGCGGTTGTCTCGCGCTGGACCGGCGTGCCGGTCGAGAAAATGCTCGAGGGCGAGAAGGCCAAGCTGCTGGCGATGGAAGATCAGCTGCGCAAGCGGGTGATCGGCCAGGAGCCGGCGTTGCGCGCTGTCGCCGACGCTGTGCGGCGTGCGCGTGCGGGCTTGCAGGACCCGAACCGGCCGATCGGCTCGTTCATGTTCTTGGGCCCAACGGGCGTCGGCAAAACCGAACTCACCAAGGCGCTCGCTGAATTCCTGTTTGACGACGAAAGCGCGCTGACGCGCGTCGATATGTCGGAATACATGGAGAAGCATTCGGTCGCGCGTTTGATCGGCGCGCCTCCGGGCTATGTTGGCTACGAAGAGGGCGGTGCGCTGACGGAAGCCGTGCGTCGCCGGCCATATCAGGTCGTGCTGTTCGATGAGATCGAGAAGGCGCACCCGGACGTGTTCAACGTCCTGCTGCAAGTGCTCGACGATGGCCGCCTGACCGATGGCCAGGGCCGCACGGTCGATTTCAAGAACGTCATCCTGATCATGACGTCGAACGCAGGCGCGCAATTCTTGGCCGAACAGCCGGACGGCGCCGATGTCGATGACGTGCGCGATTTGGTCATGGGTGAGATTCGTGCGCGCTTCCGCCCGGAATTCTTGAACCGGATCGATGAGATCATTCTGTTCAAGCGCTTGGAGCGCGCGCAGATGAGTGCGATTGTCGATGTGCAGCTGAAGCGGCTGGAAAGGCTGCTAGCCGCGCGCACGATGACGCTCGATCTCGACCCGCGTGCGAAGAGCGAGTTGGCCAAGCGTGGCTATGATCCGGCTTGGGGTGCGCGTCCGCTGAAGCGTGTGATCCAGAAGGATCTGCAAGACCCGCTTGCGCGGCTTATTCTGGAAGGCCGCATCAAGGATGGCGACCGTGTCGCCGTGACGTTCGACGGGAATGATTTCCTGTTCAACGGCGCCAGCGAGAAGGCGGCGGCTTAAAAACAAGCGGCTTAAAAACAAAATGGGCGGAGCCGCGAAGCTCCGCCCGTTCTCTTTTCGCGTCAGCGAAACTTAGTTCGTCGCCGGATTGTCGTCCGTCGCGTGCTCGACTTCGGTCGCGGCGTCATTGACAGCGCCTTCAACCGCTTCGCCGGCTTCGTTCGCAGCGTCGCCCACAGCGTCCGTGCCTTCTTCGAGGGCTGCGCCCGCTTCGCTTGCGGCTTGTTCGGCGTCGGCGCCGGCTTGATCGGTTTCAGCTTGGCTGCACCCAGCCAGACCCAGAGCCGCGGCAGCGGCGATGGCGAGTAGAATTCTCATAAGGGGTTCCTCCACCAGAGCCGCTGCTTGTGGTTGCGGCGTCCGAAACCTAACGCGCGCGTGCCTCGCGTTAAACGAATTTATTTCGCGCGTGCATGGGAACCTTTTTCGAGGTGACGCGCTCTCCACCTCCGATGGAACCTGCACGCTCGTATCTCAATCCGCGCACTTGGCTTGCTCTGGCGCAGCGCGATATCGCGCCGATCGCGGGAATGCTTGGCATCGCCTTGTTATTGCTCGCGTTCGCTGAAATTGCTGACGATGTCGGTGAGGGCGATACGCGCGCGTTTGATACGCGCTTGTTGTTAGCGTTGCGTGCGAGCGATCCGGCTGACCCGATTGGGCCTGCATGGTTCGAGCAATCCGTCGCCGACATTACGGCGCTTGGCGGCTTTGCTGTGCTCGCGCTGGTGGCGCTGCTGGCGTGCGGATACCTTGCAGTGCAGCGCAAATGGGGCGGCGCGCTGATGCTGCTGGTTGCTACGCTTGGCGGTACGGCGATCAGCGAAGGCTTGAAGCTGGGCTTCAATCGTCCGCGGCCTGATCTTGTCGCGCATGTGGTGGAGACCACGAGCATGAGTTTTCCGAGCGGGCACGCGATGCTGTCGGCGGTGACCTATCTCACGCTTGGGGCGTTGCTGGCGCACACGCAGGAGAAGCGGCGCTTGCGCGGCTATATTTTAGGCGCCGCGATCTTGGTGACGCTGCTGATCGGCGTGAGCCGCATCTATCTGGGTGTGCACTGGCCGACGGATGTGATGGCCGGTTGGTGCTTAGGCGCGGCCTGGGCGATGCTCTGTTGGAGCATCGCCACTTGGCTTTCGCGTCGGACGGAGACGTCCGCTTCTTAGAACTCTTCCCAATCCGCTGACGGGGCGAGTGCGTTGTTGCCGGACATGGCCGGTGCGCGTGCCGGGGCGGGCGTCGCCGGCTTCACAGCGGCAGGGCGTGCAGCGGCGGGCTTCGCAGCCGGCTTGGACGCTGCTGGCTTCTTGTAGGTTTCCACCAGCGGCTCGTTGCCGATGTTGAACTTGGCCACGAGGTTGGCGAGTTCGCGCGCTTCGTGCGCCAGCGCGTGGCTGGCCGCCGTGCTTTCCTCAACCATGGCCGCGTTTTGCTGCGTGCCCTGGTCCATCTGGTTCACGGCTGTGTTCACTTGGCTCAAGCCTACGGCTTGCTCTTCGGCGGACGAGGCGATCTCGCGAACGAGTTCGTTGATCTCGGCCACGCGGCCGATGATGCGTTGGAGCGATGCTCCCGTATCGCCGACGAGCTTGGCGCCGCTTTCGACTTGCTCGGTGCTCTTCGAGATAAGGCCCTTAATCTCCTTGGCCGCTTCCGCCGAGCGTTGCGCCAGAGCGCGCACTTCGGAGGCGACGACCGCAAAGCCGCGGCCCGCATCGCCCGCGCGCGCAGCTTCGACGCCGGCGTTCAAGGCGAGGAGGTTGGTTTGGAAGGCGATCTCGTCGATCACGCCGATGATCTGGGCGATCTGAGAGGAGCTTTGTTCGATCGCCTGCATGGCGGCGATCGCGCCGCGCATCACTTCGCCGCCTTCTTCCGCGTCGGTTCGGGCATTGGCGGCTGCAGCGTGCGCTTGGCGTGAGCCGTCAGCCGCGCGCTTCACCGTGGCGGTGATTTCATCGAGGGCGGCCGCGGTTTCTTCCAAGGACGCCGCTTGTTGCTCGGTGCGCTTGGAGAGATCGTCGGCGGCGCCGCTCATTTCGCCCGCGCCCGAACGGATGCCTTGTGATGCTGCGCTGATGACCTTCATCGTTTCCATGAGTTGGCTCATGGCGTCGTTGAAGTCGTCTTGCAGCTTCTTGTACTCGCCCGGGAAGTCGCGGGTGATGCGATAGGTGAGGTTGCCGCTCGAGAGTTGCGTCAGGCCGTCAGCCAGGCCGCTGACGACGATGGCTTGCTCGGCGGCGGACTTCTTCTGCGCTTCTTCGTTACGCGCACGTTCGGCTTCGGCGGCGGCGCGTTGCGCGGCGGCTTCGCCTTCCATGCGGATCTTTTCGATCGCGGCGTCCTTGAACCCTTGGACCGCGGCGGCCATGTCGCCGATTTCGTCCTTACGGCCCACGCCCGGGATATCGACATTGTTGTCGCCAGCGGCGAGCTTGCCCATCGTTGCGGTCATCTGCGTGACTGGCGTGGCGATTGAGCGCGACAGCAGCCAACCCATCGCGAAGGCGATAATAACGGTCAGCGCGCCACCTATGAGTAAGACCATCTTTTCGGCGGCAACGGCCGCTTGCTGCTCTTCGCCGCGCAGGACAAGCATTTCTTCCTGCGTCGTGACGATTTCTTGCACGAGCGTGCGCATGTCGCCCAGGCGCGCGCCTGAGATGATGTCAGCGCCTTGGGCGCGGGTGGCTGGGTTCGCCACGAGCGCCACGCCCTGGTCGATGGTGGCGCGGAATTCGGCGACCATGCCGATCAGACGCTCAGCGCGTTCGCGTTGTTCGGGATTGAGCGTCGCGTCGCGGAAGGCTGTGATGCGCTCGTCGAACACCTGCGCGTAATTGGCGGAGTCTTCTAAGCGGGAGGCGTCGCCATCCATCGCGTAGCCCCTCATGACCGATTGTTGCTCGACCAATTGTGTGTAGGCGCCTTGCACCATCAAAGTGCGTTCGTTGACCGCATCGACTTGTGCGATCTTGGACTCAAGGTCGTTCAGGCCGAGGAACACTAAGGTGCTGGCGGCCACGGATGTGATGATCAGCAGGGCGAAAGCGATGATCAGCTTCCGCGAGATTTTCAAATTATCGAGCGACACGGCATTGCCCCCAAAGCGTGATGCGGCGGAGATTGCCGCGCGTTCGGGGGGAAGGAATGCGGTATGCGGTTTAACTAGGTCATAATGCGGCTGCGAAGTTTTCGCGAAATGCAGTTGCGGCAAGACCTGGGAAATCCAGATTAAACAAGGACAAACAAAACACGCTGCATTTGCGTTGCTCTCTATGTCGAACGGAATAGAGTGAGCGGCATGAGCATACGACCTGGCGACGATATCGATCCTGCAAGCGGCGACGTGAGCGCCTGCGCTTTCCTTGAAACTGTGATCGTACCGCGTGCGAAAGACCTCGGCGGATTCGAAGTGCGGCGCGCGTTACCGGCAATCGAGCGGCGCATGATCGGCCCGTTCGTGTTTCTCGATCAGATGGGGCCGGCCGAGTTCGCGGCCGGCAAGGGCGTTGACGTGCGTCCGCACCCGCACATAAATCTGGCGACGGTCACGTATCTCTATGCCGGCGAGATTTATCACCGCGATACATTAGGGTCGTCGCAGGCGATCCGGCCGGGCGATCTGAATTGGATGAGCGCAGGGCGCGGCATCGCGCATTCGGAGCGCACGGCCCCGGACGTGCGCGCGGGCGCTCATCCGCTGTTTGGCTTGCAGGCCTGGGTGGCGCTGCCGGCGGACAAGGAAGAGAGCGAGCCGACTTTTGCCCATTACGGCAAGGCCGAACTGCCGGTGATCGAGGGCGAGGGCAAGAGTGTCCGGCTCATCGCGGGCGTGCTTTATGGCCAGCGCTCGCCTGCGGCTGTGCTTTCAGATTTGTTTTACGCCGACGTCAAATTGGGCGCAGGCGCCACGCTGCCGCTCGATCCGGAATATGAGGAGCGCGGGCTATACATCACAGAAGGTGAAATCGAGATCGCGAGCGATAAGTTTCAAGCCGGTCGCTTGCTGGTGTTCAAACCCGGCGACCGCATTACGATCAAAGCCAACAGTCCGGCGCGCTTCATGCTGCTCGGCGGCGCCTCGCTCGACGGCCCGCGCCACATGTGGTGGAATTTCGTGTCGTCCCGTAAGGACCGGATCGAGCAGGCCAAGGAAGATTGGAAAGCCGGTAAATTCGGGACCGTGCCGGGCGACGACAAGGAATTCATCCCGCTGCCGGATCACTGAAGCGCTTACCAATGGCTCTCACAATCAGCCTCACCAAAGGCGCCACACAGGACACGGTCGAGATCGCTGGCGCAGGTATCAGCGCGTCCCGCTTTGAGTTTCC from Vitreimonas flagellata carries:
- a CDS encoding aromatic ring-hydroxylating oxygenase subunit alpha, which produces MSLPAWLYTDPRFFELEREKVFRQAWHIMGHINDAPNTGDYLTLDILGERVVTVRGEDGKLRSFHNVCRHRAGKIATEARGACGHRLVCPYHAWSYKLDGSFAGAPKWQGFDGLDAKGLGLKPVDQEIAFGFIFVRFAQGLPSVAEMMAPYADELAAFELEKLVPNGRVTLRPRPVNWKNVGDNYSDGMHIPVAHPGLSRLLAGTYKIEAKEWIDKMWGEITETPSNHWPERQYQKLLGTFDHIPAERRRLWAYYKLWPNVAFDIYPDQVDFMQFIPVSAGQTMIREIAYVHPNASREMNAARYLNWRINRQVNAEDTVLIEGVQQGMESSSYTTGPLSESEVCLISFGNRMRSLIPEANLDAAPAA
- a CDS encoding sterol desaturase family protein — translated: MNTFLTDSAAALWAASSNLIAPAIVFALIALAIRGFASLKTARDAAHEVRFNIAAFVLDIVFVTPIIVLAINAVHLTLQSNHLILPLAQTWAALPAVLVLFIAIFLGDFVAYWRHRLEHTDALWPSHVMHHSDTAMTWTTGLRFHPINRLTTSLIDTTFLALLGLPTWVLVLNNLVRHHYGLFIHMDLPWTYGPLGRVFVSPAMHRWHHIRDANGAGVNFATVFSVFDQAWGTYHVPGPCNVPLGVRENIGAGLVAQLLWPFKVVWRALTPERRVTAANSD
- a CDS encoding PhzF family phenazine biosynthesis protein, translating into MQLPFATYDVFTDTPFAGNPLAVVFDADGLSDAQMQTIAREFNLSETIFVRSAEYAQHAASVRIFTPTKELPFAGHPTIGCAIALAERNRNGDNPRDLLLVLEERVGPVRCGVKLATDGASFAEFTAPKLSAQAGADPSIEVAAKALGLAPSDIGFDKHTPSLFSAGVPFAMAPVASLDALRRAHLIDAKSSFTLGATEVFVYTRAEPNAAHSFRARMFAPEIGIVEDPATGGAAAAFAGALARFEPLGEGWTTLPILQGVEMGRPSLIGLEVNIENGALAGARIAGKAVKISEGVLFV
- the clpB gene encoding ATP-dependent chaperone ClpB → MDMEKLTERARGFVQAAQTIAIREQNQQLETQHLLKALLDDREGLAASLLTSAGANARQAADEADKAVQSLPKVQGGGDRMYAATSFTRALDAADQAATKAGDSYVTAERLLFGLAIADGKASEILKKAGLTPQKLEAAIAELRKGRTAQSSSAEDQYDALKKYARDLTEDAKKGKLDPVIGRDEEIRRTIQVLSRRTKNNPVLIGEPGVGKTAIAEGLALRIINGDVPESLKHKKLLALDMGALIAGAKFRGEFEERLKAVLNEVTAAEGGIILFIDEMHTLVGAGKADGAMDASNLLKPALARGELHCVGATTLDEYRKHVEKDAALARRFQPVFVDEPSVEDSISILRGLKDRYEQHHGVRISDAAIVASAQLSHRYITDRFLPDKAIDLMDEAASRLRMQVDSKPEELDELDRRALQLKIELEALKKEKDAGSKDRVTKLEAEIAQIDTRSAELTARWSAEKQKLQVTSKSKEELEKLQTEYEQAVRSGNLARASELKYGRIPQLEKQITDAEKAGGEGGGLVKEVVDAEAIAAVVSRWTGVPVEKMLEGEKAKLLAMEDQLRKRVIGQEPALRAVADAVRRARAGLQDPNRPIGSFMFLGPTGVGKTELTKALAEFLFDDESALTRVDMSEYMEKHSVARLIGAPPGYVGYEEGGALTEAVRRRPYQVVLFDEIEKAHPDVFNVLLQVLDDGRLTDGQGRTVDFKNVILIMTSNAGAQFLAEQPDGADVDDVRDLVMGEIRARFRPEFLNRIDEIILFKRLERAQMSAIVDVQLKRLERLLAARTMTLDLDPRAKSELAKRGYDPAWGARPLKRVIQKDLQDPLARLILEGRIKDGDRVAVTFDGNDFLFNGASEKAAA
- a CDS encoding GIY-YIG nuclease family protein, which produces MGSQGVTRAECGFVYVLGSARGDDRRTYVGWCVDLDQRLNAHNAGHGARSTRGRAWVLLYAERFSTRREAMSREVSLKRDRKFRATLALLLQAETTALG
- a CDS encoding universal stress protein → MSWKDILVIVSEAEADEPALKLAEALAQQCSDCHLAAAFLTPLPDEPLAYEPTVVAGVWAELLSRARKEADVERKKVEARLKQFEKACELRNAEALSRDLGRVAAVHARYADVAVMTRPTEGTGVELREEIIEGVLFHSGRPALIAPPNWKGGTIGKRVVVAWDASREATRALSEAQSILDKADKVTVITVDAKPKMFGHGDQPGANIAGHLSRRGLPAEVRNVDSMGRSASLAILEEAQALDADLVVMGGYAHSRLRELVFGGATRDLLRTATIPLLMAH
- a CDS encoding NAD-dependent succinate-semialdehyde dehydrogenase, producing the protein MSPTFRSDAYIDGKWRASAKRFDVFNPANQEVIAHVPDFGAAETEEAVAAAHRAFPAWAAKAAKERAAIMRAWFDLMMGDLDRLARLISLEGGKPIAEAKGEAAYGASFVEWFGEEAKRAYGRTIPSTTATRRYVTIRQPIGVSAAITPWNFPLAMITRKAAPALAAGCTFVVKPPSQTPLTALALAELAEKAGIPAGVFNVVTTHDHTADVGKVLCESPLVRKFSFTGSTGIGKKLGAACVASTVKKVSLELGGNAPLLVFADADLDLAVKGAIASKFRNAGQTCVCANRILVEDSVYDAFSTKMTEAVAKLKVGPGDSDGVEIGPLIDQTAIEKVEQMVGEALASGAVALTGGKKHAAGAQFFTPTVLANVTREMRVNQEEIFGPVAPLIRFKDEDEAVAIANDTPFGLAAYLFTKDVNRAWRVAERIEAGMVSINDGIFSNEVIPFGGVKESGLGREGGVEGLDEYLETKFVNFGGF